DNA from Nymphaea colorata isolate Beijing-Zhang1983 chromosome 4, ASM883128v2, whole genome shotgun sequence:
ATAAAGCATCGAATACACAATGAAAAATGTATGCCACGAATGACAAGCATATTTAAATGGAAATAATCGAAATGAATGTTAAGATTTAACAACTTAAAACTAGTCTGTAATTCGTGCACAAACAAAAGTTTTAGCGTGTAAGTTTTACTCTTCAAACGACTCAAGAGTCATTGAAAAGCTTTGAAGATACTTTTTACCTTCGAGGGTGGAAACAAGCTTCCAGGGCAAAGAACTAGGAACTTCCCCAAATTGCTTTCTTCCTGTTGAAGTTTGCAATGTTACCCTTCATAACACAATTAAGATTGTAAAAGAGTCGGCCCTAAGGATTACTTTTCGGTTTCCTTGGAGGTTTATCCCATGGCACTCATAATTTCACTTTCTTTATATTCGAAATTGATTACTCTAGTTTGCTTCTCTTTTGATGAGACGTATGTTGCCCAAGTTTATTGTTGTCCATGTTTTTCGCTCTGTGGCAGGTCACTTCTACACTCACATTTGCATCTGCTTGTGCCTCTGCTGGTATTACAGTCCTTATTGGGAATGACCTTGGATTGTGCGGTCAAAACCACTGCTCAAGATTTGAGACAGCAACAGCGTTAGCCTTCATTAGCTGGTTTACGGTATCTCCATCTTTCCTTCTGAATTTTTGGTCGCTGGCTTCTAGATAGAACCGACCGATGCTCCTAAACTGGATCTAAGCTCTCTCTTGCATCTCCGAAGGACTCTGTGTCTATTGTTCTAGTGTACAGGTTTTTGATGAGCCTTTTTTCCCCTTGTCTAATTCATTCTTGAAGAAGTTGTATCTTTTGGATAGCTTACATAAGAAGGTGTCCGTGGATTGAAATGTCTACTGTTTCCTTCTCTTACCGGCAAATTGAGATTACTGATCAACTCGACAACTGTGGGGCCTCCCTTAACAAGTGGGTGGCACATACCATCGGGGTGAAAATGAGAGGCAGGCcaagttctttgtttttcatctgACGCACAGGGCTCAGCCTGCATCACCACATTGGATGGCCCAAGTCGTTACAGTTGCACCAAACCAACGGCTCCTCTCAACTCCCTGAAAAGCCAACGCCTCGTGCTTGAAAACGACCCCAACTATGCAGAATTCAAACTGCAAGGATGCTTGGGTTTCATcatcgttggatatgctgaccGACGTTATTTAAATCGGTTTTCTAAttgtctcattttttaaaatgatttatAAAAGAATCTATTCGGATCATATTAAGATTGAAATTGTgttttctgaaatttaaaatttggaaacacaaaataagaaaatatgaaatgtcAGGGGAAAAGCTGATGAGATCATCAAAACATGACGTCTGCAAACCGATCTGGATTCTGCACTAGGAGTCTAGGGCGAAGGAGATTCGGTGGACCGAGAAATAATAGATGGGCAACTCGTCAGGCTAAGTAGGCTGCTAATGGATCAGATAAGGGCAGCAAACGCCTAAAAGGTTGGAGTAGAATTGCACCGGTTGCACTTAAAATGGACAAACTCTAGATGCAGGCCACTTGTAATCCTTGAGAGGAAAAAAACAGTTTTCGAGTGAAAACGGGTCATAATGAAATTCCTGacaaaaataaattgttaagaaagctgaaaatagaagaaatttgGCTCCACGAAACACAAAAGAGGAAACATGGGGAACTGGGACCCTGAATCAGCGGGTATGCACTTTAACACCCATTTTGGAAAACAATAGAAACGCCACCGACCAGTTGAACTCTAAACTTAAAGAAGCCAATCCAACTTGAAATTGGGATCTGGGACTGTGATGTTTTCTGTTCTTGAGGTCTGCTACATTTAGTCCGTCGGATGAAATTGACCTGCAACTAATATAAGTTTTTGGTGAGCAAAGATCGTGCATCTTTGTCAAGCAATTTTTTGTTGGAATTCACAtgtatccctctctctctctctctctctctctctctctatatatatatatatatatatatatatatatatatatatatatattcgtgaCACTAACTATCCATTTCTCACACACCTTACTtataaaccatatatatatatatatatatattcgtgaCACTAACTATCCATTTCTCACACACCTTACTTATAAACCATTTAATCCAACACGGTGCCtgattgacaaaaaaaaaataagatagatggttgagagaaaatgaGGAGAAAAAGATGACAGGTCtatactttttctttaattctaaattaattttaaatatttcaaattatttctacattaaaacaaaagcaacacGCTCCGATATGTATCGATTATCAAACTAATACCTTACAGGATGGGGGTAAACAATGATAACTAATTGCTCTTCcagttcttttatttttgtttttatacttttttttttgtttgtgttcatCCTCATTATGGCTATTAGCATATTCAGCCCCCAACTTAAGgatttaactaaaaaaaaaaagataagaccGTTTCATGGCTTTTTACCTCGGCATTTCAAATTAATTGGTGACGTCCATAAGCATTTCACaaagaacacatgaaaaaaCAGCCAAATATAAGGAAACGAATCGGGGAAGAGGGACTAAAAAGTTCACAAAAGGAAACAACGAGGGTGACGGAAAAGCAACATGAAAAAAGTGCCGTCTTAAATAGACAAAAACCACGGCTTCATGGTAACATGATGAAATGGTAATAATAAATATAGGGGGGAAATAATTGTTACTACAGAAACAGGACATGGACCGGCCCTGGTCCAGACCATCAAAGGTTTCTTCGTGAATTAGAAGCTGTTCTTTACGTTTCTTCTAACCTAGCTCAACAGCACTGAACCTTAGATGAAAGATGAGGCACCATGTTACAACCTGACATGAATTGAACTTTCCATGTCGGGGTAATCATCGCATCAATCGGATAAGGCACAAAAATTAGGACTGCCAACAGCAGACATGTATGGACAAGAAAAAGTTTCGAGATGACATGCATCAACGAAAAAGATTTCAAGCTGCCATATCTAGACAACCAAAGACACCTCATCCCATGCTGACAGATAGTATGTAACATCTATCATCCCACCGCCAACATAGAAAACGAACCCCCTGCACATTGCACCTACAGGTATGGAATAGAGCCACTTGCAAGTTGCTCCTGGATTGCTCCATGTTGTCCTTTATCGTTACAGAATCCCAAGCTGCACGACCATCTCTACAGAGCAGCAAAAAACAAAGTACACCATGCAAATAGAAATGAATCACTCATATCAAAAAAGTAGAATTTCTCAATCAGGTAAACTGATTTTCTAAATGacagaaagaagagagggacGGATGTCCATTCTTACATCTAAGGTCTCTCATATATGGCATTTCATCTTCACAGATTGAAGCTCATGCAACAAAGACTCCGTCCTTTTATGCAGGCTCTGCTTTTCCTGTTTCACCAATTGAAaagcttcaaatatttgaaaaggaaaataaaggcGGCCTGATAATACACCTTTTGCAGAACGGCTAGGTCACTTTTTGATTTCTCAGTTTCCTCTATCTTCTTCTCAAGTTCTTCTCTCACCTGCACGAGGGAAGCCAGTGACTTCATAAAACTACACGGAGCAGACTCTACCACGATAAGGTCTAAAGCATTTCATCTCACGAAAAAAGGGCAAAACGTGTTCTGAGCAACTAACAGCATGACTGCATAGGATCATGACTAGGCAGCTGGAGAAACTCTTGCAGCAGAAGAAAAACAGGTGCTAAACTAATTTAAGATTTGAAACTCATGAGCCTTGGCAAACCCAAGCCCCAGATTATtgcctttttactttttagggCTGATGAAGACAAAAATTATGATCTCTGAAGCTCTTGCTTTGTAGAGCTTCACCACAATACCAGTACCTGCCTACCGGGTGCTCATATCATGTCCAAGAAACTCATATACCAGGATATTCCAGTATTAACACAATGGTTATACCAGCTTTCTCAGATGGTCAGCTCGAATAATGTCCAGGCAACTCATAGACCAGGGTATCTCTTTATAAATCCACTACTTACTTATATACTAGCCTTCTCAAATGGTTGTTTGAGGTTCAGAAATCAATAAAATGTTGACCCTGTTACATTACGAAGAGGAAACACCAGTTCAGGGGACAGGACCCAGGACAGACTGACCCCATCATAGGCAGATCACAGGTTAGTTAAACCTCTGGGTAATCTGCTAGATCAGCTTTCTAGTTAGGGACATGCACCCTGGATACCACCAAACCCTTGAGTATGAGTTCCAACTCACGGACTTCATCTACATGAAAACGAAAATCAGCTAACCCGACATACCATAACATTATGAGCTAAATCTTGCCCGATAGAACCAATTGGAAGGTTTTAACATAAGAAAGCTCTGAACTCTAGCATAAGAGAGCTCTGaatcctttttccttttgtggaAGGAAACTTTGTCAAGGTTACAAAGCATTAGCGCTTTGCCTGCATCTGAAGCAAGCACCGCATGAAAAGGTAAAATTTTAGCAGATACATTTAGATGCTGGGAGGCAAATATTTGCAGCCAGGACAGCTCCCTTGACTTGATAAGCCAGAAATAGAGCCTTCAACACAGTCTTATCTAACAGACTGAGCAAAAAATGAAGGACATTGGTTGGAGAGGTTAGAAACTAAAATTGCCTCGTATATTGAGCTTCTGCAACTAGCACAAAGCGGTCTTATTCATTTATAAACTGCAAACTAATTCCAACAACCTTTGCCCAGAACACAAAAGATCATCTTCCACCAGCACATGTTCCTCCTTGGGAACCACTCATGAGACATAATGGAACAAAGATGACTTCAAACTTTTCTATGACAAAAAACTATATGCAAGAGGATGGATTCACGGATCTCTCTCACTGTCACCCCATCTTCCTAATGGACATGAGCATCACATTTAAGCTCATTAGTCATTACCTAGGTTATTAGTGAGTACGTGAAGGAAAACATGCCTGATCTCACTTCCTTTATCCAAAATGCTTTCTTTGAAAGCCTGCTACATTCACAATTGTCTGTTCTGGGGAAGAAGGTCCATCCACTTGACTATCTTCATTAAGACACCTGTCATCATTTATAAAGTTGATTTTGTTAAAGCTGCAGATACTTGGAGTTATTGCCCTATGTAATGGAACTTGGGGATAATACCCATTGCTAGGTAGCTTGCACATTCAAGAATGAAGACCTCACAACTTCCTAACACAACACCTTGTTAGGAAAATGTTTCTACCCTTTCTAACAACTGTGCCAGCTGGGGTACCTTCGTTCATGCCAAACATAAACCTACTGGTTCCAGTTTTTAGCAGTCCAAATTACAGATGCTGCTCCAGGTCTCTGCAAAAGCTAAGGAGTTCGCTTACTTAACTTTCTTCATCATTTGTTGAGTGTCTTGGCTTGCTCCACTTTTAGACAAAAAAACTAGTAAATATGACTTTCACAGCGTCTTCTGTTTTCACTTTTCGCAAAAGGACACCATGGGTGGGCCATGTTAGAACTATAAGCTCTCTAAATGATAACTCAGATATTAGGAACAGGCCTTCTTCACACTCTCCTAAGTCGTAACATTCATTTTATGTGGTATATGTGTGGTACCATCCATCAGAGGGTGGCAACACCTTGCCCCCATCATCTGACATTTTATTTGTCATTGGGACTTGCTATATGATTTCTTCTATCATACAGTGGACGTCCTTCTGTAGGGGTGCATGTGGGCCTTGGATGGACCTCCAAATGTAAAAACTTCTTGTGTGTGGAAGCCTGGAAGGCCATTTTTGTCGGGTCTACACCCTTCAGCTCCTTCAATGAGCAGGTTCTCACTTCTCTGATGAGGTCAAAGCCTGCCATGTATTTGTCAAACTGAAGATACCAATCCATACACTATTGTGTCTTGCATCTTCTTCCTTCATCCACTACACAAGTGTGAAACAAACTGAAAGCCCTGTTTAAACTTGAAACAATAACATATGATTCTCCTGCCTGATTGCTATACAGATCCAAGGAAAGAAGGTAACATCTTGCAAGACCTAGGAGAACGTTTCTTATTCTGGGTATCGTTGTATCATCCGTCCCATGTTCCTGGCACACATCTATGATATACTTGTTCCTTTCTCCAGCCTAGCAACTTTTTGTTACACTTGTCTTTTGGTTCCAATTTCTTGCTTCCCACGTTCTCTTCTCTTGCAACTTCACTTGTCATCTTTAATCATATATATCATGAGTGAATGACGACTTTGGCTATTCAGCATCACCCAATTATCTAACCAGGGTcgagagaaaaaacaaagtgaaaaaggtgtaaattaatattagattacaaaaatgttcatcacttttttctccttgtttgtCTCTTAACTGTCAATAACTTGAATGACCCCAATTAAATGGCTGGGTGATTCTAAAAAGctagtcaccattcaattttcctatagaTATATACAGGGGGCCTTGAATTGCCACAGCCAAGCATTTCTACGGCCCTCAATATCGTGAGGATTCagtccacacacacacatatatatagggaaaaaaaataaaagtgacaATCCAAGAGAATGAAAGATGTAGCAATGAAAGATGTAGCAAGAGGCAGGAATTTGATGTTTATGGTACAAGACCAAAGAGCGTGTCATCCGCTCGGAAAATAAATCAGGAATGGGCTAGCCAATgtagaaaatttgttcaaaaacaGTTCATGACTTAAAGATGGCCACTTCATAAAAATATTACGTCCATAAATTACACAACTCTAGCTTTGAAACAGTAGTTCTTTATCTATGGTGTCAAATTACAAGTTATGCGCGCGGTCAATCGATAGTTTGGAGTTGTAGAAGTTGTGACTAAAGCTCAATGTTGATATCGTTCACGTAGCGAGTCAGTGTTAGAACACTTTCCTAAGTGAAACTCCTTTAGTAATCTTCTTTTGAGAGACTAAATTTCACGAAACTTGATTACCAACTCTTGATACAGACGGAGAACGTAGCGAAGTTAGCATCTTATAGAAACCGTAGAACGTCTGTATCTCTTGGTTCAACGTGTCAACGTTGATAACTAATCACACTTACATTGACAGTATAAGAGAGAAGAAACACGAAAGGACGCAAAGGCAAAGACAAGTAtgcagaaaaggaaagcaaaattGTAAAAATTGTAATAACCGTTGATCGGGTCATACTCGAACCAATTCCTGCAGGTACTTGCCAGATCTCTGCACTTCTTCGTCATATTTCATCCTCCACTCGGCCGATTCGTCCAAAGCTTCATTTTGGGCGCGCTCGAATTGCGATCTGCGAGTCTTAACGGCCGAAACAAAAGTAAGCCGACAGTGGAAAACACAGAATAGTGAAAGATTCccttgaaagaaaagaaagggatacCACCGAAACACCAACAAACAAGAGGCAGAGTAAAACTCTTATTATCTTAATGCGATTCCGCTCATTTTACTGGGGCAAGAAATAATCCAGAAAAGCGGTAACATTGGCCATTACCCTAATCAAGCATCCAGGATTCTGTTTATTCATGAGACAGAgtggggggggagagagagagatgacctCATGATTTCTGCATCTCGCAAGGAGATGTAAGAACTGACACTCCAGAGCTTCAAGTAGACTGTACAACCAATGACCATCATGATAACTAGGCCTACGAAGGTGAACCCCCTCGTCGGAGCGTTACCCCTCATAACCCTATTCTGACGGGAAAGTCGCCTCTCTCCCCTTTcgtcttcttattcttcttccaCTAGGAAGAAGAGCAGAGGCAGATCAAAGGGGAAGTCGAAAAGGGGAGAGCCAGGGTCTAtggtttcatgcattcactatCACGATGGCTCCACTTCTCTCCCGCCCGTCCGAGTCGCACGGAGACGAAGTCGGGGCGGAGCTCTCAGTCGCAGCCCGAGCTAGGCACGGTTGCTTATCAAAGCCGACGTTTGACCTGGCTTTTGCTTCCTCGATCAACTAAGCAAGTCTACCAGAAGGCCAAACCAGTCGTCAGAGAGTCGCATGGAGTTCAAATTCATGAACCCCCCTTACTTACTTGGGAAGGAACCCCCGGCTTGCTTTTCATCGAAGTCATCGCCAGAGTCACAAGTGCAACAGTAGTACAGGGAGAGGAAAGGGAGGATGGAGAGAGAGCGTGGGTTCTAGTCGGCGGCATGCACACGCCAAGGCTCCTTGGCTGACAGCAGATCAGGTTAGCAAATGAAGGGAATAGATTTGCTAATGAAAGCAGAAAAGTTACAACTAAGGGGAATGTAGCTGTTCATGATGGCCTCTTCCCATCTTTGccttttcctcttcctcaaGTTGATAAGCAGGCTGGGCCCCAATGGAAGCTTGAATTACGGGTAGCCTGAAACTAGGAACAACGTAATCGTACTAAATACGTTGTGGGTTTGGACATATATTGCGTACCttgcattttattaaaatttttagatttaaatgaATAACTAAAAACTAAGGTTGTGTTTGCATGGCATCATGAAGAATGGCGTTTTCGGAAAACCAGATTTCGTAAAGACCAAGTTGTTTTAAcatgtttgaaaaatctgaCTTGTATGTTTAGGTGACAAGATGTTTAGTTTTttaaacctggtttttgtttcgataaaaaaaaaatgaatttgtgTTGTAAATACGGTGATATAGCAAAATATTTGAGAGGGCAGAACCCAATTTTGTATGAAAAACTTAATGGAAACTAGTTTTATCAAGCCCCAATTTTGGTTACGTGATAAACACAATTTTGCCGTTACCCAAATATCCTAAAATGGCCAACTAGTGTTTCGCCTCCAAAATGCCATTTTAGTTTTGACATCCAAATAGCCCATAGCtttccaaaaaattaataaaatgatgttttcctTGTGAACTGGACACGACctaaattatttaaattaaataatatgAGTACTATATAAAGTTTGTGTGACATGCAGTCAATCTTAGGCATACCCCAACCCTTTTGTTACTAGGCTAGGCTAGGAGAAAGAagaggtagggatgtcaatgtacATTTTACAATATCTGCTTTTTTGGAAATCTATGTATCATTTTCtaatataaattcaaatttggacaaaaaaattatatatcatATCTTAATCCAAAGTCCgaattcataatttgaatctaatttttagAATAACATCCAAATATGAATCCGACTTTCAAACTGAATTCAAACCACATTATAATGAGTGTAGgatatttattgaaaatatgTATGATTCAATCTGGATTCGAGTCTGGTCAGTATTACTTAAATCCgatttttttatatgaatccGGTTGGATGTCAttaatccaattcaaatttgtaataAGGTATCAAATTTTGGACTTCCTTTTATGCGGTTTAGTCGACTATTAAATCAGATCTACTGACATCCTTAGGAAGGAAGAGGACTTTAAGTGAGTTCACCAAAGAGTGGTGAGCCACAGAGAGTGTGTAGGAGGTGGGTGAGAACTATCTCGCTGCTACAAAGGAAGGGCAGAATCAAACAAGAGACACTCCTCACCTCACCTAATCAATCGATTAGGTAGGATACACCCATTGAGGgcgaggaagagagagagattataatTGCTGCACGAAGGAAAGTTAATTGGAGATGGCTGGCTGGATgccctttttttccttcaaaaaagtccAATATTCTAATGAATCAAAGTTAATTGCGTATGAAGGAATGCATCTGAAACACAATCGTTGGTTATTTTCAGGAAAAATAGAGAAGCGAGGAGCCAGCCCTCCATACGTCCAGGGACATGGTTGGGATTCGTGCCAAGGCAACGCTGGCCCTCCCCTTCCCTACATGTCACGCACGAGCCATATGTTGATCATCATACGACCTGCGTGCGTCGGTTCTAGTGTATCTTTGTTACCGTTTTACGGTTTACTATCTTGACCCATAGTTGTCCCCTTTTTCACCGCCTTCTTTTTGGACAGATACCAAGCAGGACGCTCATCTGCCTTGGTAGCCTaagttcttctttcttgctGGTAGCTGGTCCGACATTGTCTTGATTGCAAGtccttttttttactttcaccTTCAGTCAGCATGGTTGGTAATTTACCTGACAGTCTTGGTTGGTTCATTTGTTGATGGTGACTCGCTGCCTTGGTTGGATGCATTGTGACATATTATTTATGTTCTTCAtgttatcttttattttttttgttttctttgttaatttttctcttatgttacttttatcttcttctcttgTCTATATGGATTGGAGACACCTTATCACCACATTTTGTTTTTGaggaatttttattttgtcatctccttttctcttctctttttcataagtGTTCGTATGTCTATTGACATGTAGCTGCGTCACGCTCAGTCGGACATGAATGGCTTCTGAAGTTTCAAAAGTGCAAGAAGAAAGCTCTTCCACTCTCTTCATGATCGTTGTCTTCCCTTTTTAGTATGTCTACCCATGTGATGTGCATGGTGATAGGCGATGACGGTGCACTTCACTTGAGTTTGTTTAGGCGGCCTTTATTTGTCGGAGCAAATAAAGATCCATGAATTTCTGTCCATGGATAAGCGCTTATTCATGGATAAGGTTTTTTTAGCCGTGTGTGAATTGGGCAGACGTTTGTCCATGGTAATGTTTTTATCC
Protein-coding regions in this window:
- the LOC116253512 gene encoding uncharacterized protein LOC116253512 isoform X1, producing the protein MRGNAPTRGFTFVGLVIMMVIGCTVYLKLWSVSSYISLRDAEIMRSQFERAQNEALDESAEWRMKYDEEVQRSGKYLQELVRVREELEKKIEETEKSKSDLAVLQKEKQSLHKRTESLLHELQSVKMKCHI
- the LOC116253512 gene encoding uncharacterized protein LOC116253512 isoform X2; this encodes MPPTRTHALSPSSLSSPCTTVALVTLAMTSMKSKPGVPSQTRRSQFERAQNEALDESAEWRMKYDEEVQRSGKYLQELVRVREELEKKIEETEKSKSDLAVLQKEKQSLHKRTESLLHELQSVKMKCHI